The following are from one region of the Desulfonatronum thiosulfatophilum genome:
- a CDS encoding zinc ribbon domain-containing protein, whose product MPPRIYKYGLGKNIEGPDQRLPDQVFEQFRLQNRFWNALVEIEKAHAVKYDELRTGADARLGAVQERIDSMNESLEHINSDIKAQRKNARKVVPTDPATKKQIADIKGQIKALKIERKELRERIKGIIRPQAEALNTQRLQEINDKRREFAALGLYWCNYNAVLNSMETARKHILRKRAQGLPADFTFRPFTGQGRLTVQLMHGPPFSEILEGINTQLQLGPVPDDTWTSPDRAERRRLSRTQGRIRIGSEGFQGREPIWFEFPIVLHRPVPEEGKIKKAQVSRRKVGLDWVWELDLTVVLPEVQPEAQREPQTGAQPGQVRKVQHCIGLDLGWRKTDDGLRVAAWVDSDGQQGVFRLDVGYVATQDRLDGLKSVLDKNRDQITAQLLDWGKQHEHLPHWLDLQKVSVVKSHQYFLHLADTWANDRQEADQEVFEDLAQWRKRFVHLYSWHSNLSRKMRYRRREAFRLFAKKLAETYTHVFLEEFNLAWSSRKKDAEDTPLALQRASNKWARVASPGAFRQELQNFCNKTGSLLIFGKSDKASRTCPECKNKIAKDMSARIMVICEACRAEYDQDLGAAANVLCKGMENHFGKQPEDLAG is encoded by the coding sequence ATGCCCCCCAGAATCTACAAATACGGCCTCGGAAAGAACATCGAAGGGCCTGACCAGCGTCTGCCTGATCAGGTTTTCGAGCAGTTCCGGCTGCAGAACCGGTTCTGGAACGCCCTGGTGGAGATCGAAAAGGCTCATGCCGTCAAGTACGACGAGCTGCGCACTGGCGCCGATGCCCGACTCGGCGCCGTCCAGGAACGCATCGACAGCATGAACGAGAGCCTTGAGCACATCAATTCCGATATAAAGGCCCAACGGAAAAATGCCAGGAAGGTCGTGCCCACGGACCCGGCCACCAAGAAACAGATCGCGGACATCAAGGGGCAGATCAAAGCACTGAAAATCGAGCGCAAGGAACTGCGGGAACGCATCAAGGGCATTATCCGCCCCCAGGCCGAGGCCCTGAACACACAGCGGTTGCAGGAAATTAACGACAAGCGCCGCGAGTTCGCCGCCCTGGGGCTCTACTGGTGCAACTACAACGCCGTGCTGAACAGCATGGAGACGGCCCGCAAGCACATCCTGCGCAAGCGCGCCCAGGGGCTGCCCGCTGACTTCACGTTCCGCCCGTTCACGGGCCAGGGCCGCTTGACGGTCCAGTTGATGCACGGCCCCCCCTTCAGTGAAATCCTTGAGGGCATCAACACTCAGTTGCAGCTGGGGCCGGTGCCGGATGACACCTGGACCAGCCCGGACAGAGCCGAGCGGCGTCGCCTTTCCAGAACACAGGGCAGGATCAGAATCGGCTCGGAGGGATTTCAGGGACGCGAGCCGATCTGGTTCGAATTCCCCATTGTCCTGCATCGCCCGGTACCTGAAGAGGGCAAGATCAAGAAGGCTCAGGTCTCGCGCAGGAAAGTCGGCCTGGATTGGGTGTGGGAGCTGGACCTCACGGTCGTCCTCCCGGAAGTTCAACCGGAAGCCCAACGTGAACCCCAGACTGGCGCGCAGCCGGGGCAGGTCCGGAAAGTTCAACACTGCATCGGCCTGGACCTGGGCTGGCGAAAGACTGACGACGGCCTCAGAGTCGCCGCCTGGGTGGACTCGGACGGACAACAGGGCGTCTTCCGCCTCGATGTCGGGTATGTGGCCACGCAGGATCGGCTGGACGGGCTGAAGTCCGTGCTGGACAAGAATCGTGACCAGATCACAGCTCAGCTGCTCGACTGGGGCAAGCAGCATGAACACCTCCCCCATTGGCTGGACTTGCAAAAGGTGTCCGTGGTCAAGTCGCACCAGTATTTCCTGCACCTGGCCGACACCTGGGCAAACGACAGGCAGGAGGCGGACCAGGAGGTCTTCGAAGACCTCGCCCAGTGGCGTAAGCGCTTTGTCCACCTCTATTCCTGGCACTCCAACCTGAGCCGGAAGATGCGCTACAGGCGGAGGGAGGCGTTCCGGTTGTTCGCCAAGAAACTGGCCGAGACCTATACCCATGTATTTCTGGAAGAGTTCAACCTGGCCTGGTCCAGCAGGAAGAAGGACGCCGAGGACACGCCACTGGCGCTGCAACGTGCATCCAACAAATGGGCCAGAGTCGCATCACCCGGCGCGTTCCGGCAGGAACTGCAAAATTTCTGCAACAAGACGGGCAGCCTGCTCATCTTCGGCAAATCGGACAAAGCCTCCAGGACTTGTCCGGAGTGCAAAAACAAAATAGCAAAGGATATGTCAGCGAGGATCATGGTCATATGCGAGGCATGTCGCGCCGAATATGACCAGGATCTCGGGGCGGCGGCGAATGTGTTGTGCAAAGGGATGGAGAACCATTTCGGCAAACAACCGGAGGATTTGGCTGGTTGA
- a CDS encoding glycosyltransferase family 2 protein, with translation MASATNSETTAHHATGTIEISVVVPVYNEAASIADLIHNIRDVLKRLGRVFEILVVDDASMDGSGEQARAAGAKVISHPCNLGNGAAVKTGMRQARGDISVLLDGDGQHGAADIPSLLEKLDQGFDMAVGARSRNCQANLGRMLANGFYNRMATWMTGRRIDDLTSGFRAVRTAKFREFLHLLPNGFSYPTTITMAFFRSGYPVTYVPITAGKRPRSSSSSIRPLRDGMRFLIIILRIGTLYSPMKIFLPSSMAFFLLGLGYYLYTYATAGRFTNMSALLLTTSVFVFLIGLVSEQITQLMYRPVIMPTSHRIETEIAKRQ, from the coding sequence ATGGCCAGCGCAACGAACAGCGAAACTACGGCCCACCATGCTACCGGCACGATAGAGATCAGCGTGGTAGTGCCCGTGTACAACGAGGCAGCAAGTATTGCCGACCTGATCCACAATATCCGGGACGTATTGAAGAGACTAGGACGCGTTTTTGAGATCCTGGTGGTGGACGACGCCTCCATGGACGGGTCAGGAGAACAAGCCCGGGCCGCTGGGGCAAAGGTGATCAGCCACCCCTGCAACCTGGGCAACGGCGCGGCGGTCAAGACCGGGATGCGGCAGGCCCGAGGCGACATCTCCGTCCTCCTTGATGGCGACGGCCAGCATGGCGCGGCGGATATCCCCAGTCTGTTGGAAAAGCTAGACCAAGGTTTTGACATGGCCGTGGGCGCACGGAGTCGAAATTGTCAAGCCAATTTGGGCCGGATGCTGGCCAACGGTTTTTATAACCGGATGGCCACATGGATGACAGGCAGGCGTATCGATGACCTGACTTCCGGGTTCCGGGCCGTGCGGACGGCCAAGTTCCGGGAATTTCTGCACCTCCTCCCCAACGGCTTCTCCTACCCCACCACTATCACCATGGCCTTTTTCCGCAGCGGATATCCAGTAACCTACGTGCCCATCACCGCGGGCAAACGCCCCAGGAGCAGTTCCAGCAGTATCCGGCCCCTGCGCGACGGAATGAGGTTCCTGATCATCATCCTGCGCATCGGCACCCTCTATTCGCCCATGAAGATCTTCCTCCCCTCAAGCATGGCATTTTTCCTGCTAGGTCTGGGATATTATCTTTACACCTATGCCACTGCCGGTCGTTTCACGAACATGAGTGCCCTGCTCCTAACCACCTCCGTGTTCGTGTTCCTGATCGGCTTGGTCTCCGAACAGATCACCCAGCTCATGTACCGGCCGGTGATTATGCCCACATCGCACAGGATTGAGACCGAAATTGCAAAAAGGCAATGA
- a CDS encoding glycosyltransferase, which yields MKLLLVTTSYPESNEGEAAAGFFVKDFADALHAENNEVEVVAPARNSLYTNESGVGVRRFAVPRLPLSLLRPSSPGHWPAVVRTLAGGYRAVEHSCAEQRPHHILALWALPSGAWAARAGRRLNIPYSTWALGSDIWSLGRIPVIRTILGSVLRGASHSFADGFALALDVERLSGRACGFLPSSRFFPCKARNRWRVQEPCRLAYLGRWHPNKGVDILLDSLNMLEKEAWSRIEGIRICGGGPLREAVHEAGARLAGMGRPVEIGGFLNRDQAVELFEWADYVLLPSRIESIPVVFSDAMAAGCPVVAMPVGDLPRLVQEHEVGILSESVTPQGFAVALERALAMSTDRFRGNIAHVARLFDVRSAAVQFMECLKKPSSGK from the coding sequence ATGAAGCTCCTCCTTGTCACCACCAGCTACCCGGAAAGCAATGAAGGCGAGGCCGCGGCGGGTTTTTTCGTCAAGGACTTCGCGGATGCCCTGCATGCTGAAAATAACGAGGTCGAAGTCGTCGCACCGGCCAGGAACTCCCTGTACACAAATGAGAGCGGCGTCGGGGTGCGGCGTTTCGCTGTTCCCCGTTTGCCGCTTTCCCTGCTCCGCCCGTCTTCTCCAGGGCACTGGCCGGCCGTCGTGCGAACATTGGCTGGCGGGTATCGCGCCGTTGAGCATTCCTGCGCCGAACAACGGCCCCACCATATCCTGGCTTTATGGGCCTTGCCCAGCGGAGCCTGGGCGGCCAGGGCCGGGCGGCGCCTCAACATACCCTACAGCACTTGGGCCTTGGGCAGCGACATCTGGTCGCTGGGCCGCATACCGGTCATCCGAACGATATTAGGCAGTGTCTTGCGCGGCGCATCCCACAGTTTCGCCGACGGCTTCGCCCTGGCCCTGGATGTGGAACGGTTGTCAGGCCGGGCTTGCGGTTTTTTGCCCAGCAGCCGTTTTTTCCCGTGCAAGGCGCGAAACCGGTGGCGCGTTCAGGAGCCATGCCGGTTGGCCTATCTGGGGCGATGGCACCCGAACAAGGGGGTGGACATCCTGCTCGACTCCTTGAATATGCTGGAAAAGGAGGCCTGGAGCCGGATCGAGGGCATTCGGATTTGTGGCGGAGGGCCTCTGCGGGAAGCCGTTCATGAAGCTGGGGCCAGGCTTGCGGGAATGGGCAGACCGGTTGAAATTGGCGGTTTCCTGAACCGTGATCAGGCCGTGGAACTCTTTGAGTGGGCGGACTACGTGCTGCTGCCTTCGCGCATTGAGAGCATTCCCGTGGTATTTTCCGATGCCATGGCCGCGGGCTGCCCCGTGGTTGCCATGCCCGTGGGAGACCTTCCGCGCTTGGTGCAAGAGCATGAAGTCGGGATTCTTTCGGAATCCGTAACACCTCAAGGATTTGCAGTGGCGCTGGAGCGTGCCTTGGCGATGTCCACTGACCGCTTTCGCGGCAACATCGCCCATGTGGCGAGATTGTTCGATGTTCGGTCGGCGGCTGTTCAGTTCATGGAATGCTTGAAAAAGCCGTCTTCTGGAAAATGA
- a CDS encoding lysylphosphatidylglycerol synthase domain-containing protein, whose product MCNTKSVNNRTIRLATLILILLGLGWVGYLLFGIVAEHGMGSFIPARPGWLAGAMVLLTASMALIALVFRHFLSAAANKPLPPVWAVWIHASGQVVRYLPGRFLGVVYQVGAARDRLSAGAITRANVDLMVFGLLGNLAIALVILGWTAQLPRLLAYTAALASALLLGASLLGGTNSLLQCVAKRIPSTFHKTRSFCEALAHSRLPSGVILRLIILFAASWALYLGAWVCLGRAFSILEQTDMAALCAWYSLAWMVGFAAAITPGGLGVREGAFLGMAGVSAGAGAVAFVALLARFWLMLGDVILWLAVLPFVRTRQGQAAIQPPDFDDQGLNVFDPKDTLGVKTAYITMLQEKALERHLPRGQGGVAVDVGCGYGRLTSVLPRRGWQSAGVDPSWSLLAHAQALYPGPTYLQAGLPDLPFRPGAIQLVLMQNLLRPLLLGRRLGVVRGIGGFVQDHGWIVVVDNIRDGHPNFLPEEEIIDIFSGEGFRLVRRVPLRAARWWMIYLIRYGLIPRSWLPTIADWELRQMEQRTGRPRHQYYNVLFIFQKTAFSSIP is encoded by the coding sequence ATGTGTAACACTAAATCAGTTAACAACAGAACCATTCGGTTAGCAACACTTATCCTTATCCTGCTTGGCTTGGGTTGGGTCGGTTACCTGCTTTTTGGGATCGTGGCCGAACACGGGATGGGGAGCTTCATTCCTGCGCGACCGGGGTGGCTGGCCGGTGCAATGGTGTTGCTTACTGCTTCCATGGCCCTTATCGCACTTGTTTTTCGTCACTTCCTCAGCGCCGCGGCCAACAAACCCCTCCCGCCGGTCTGGGCCGTATGGATTCATGCTTCAGGTCAGGTGGTCCGGTATTTACCGGGCAGATTCCTGGGTGTGGTTTATCAAGTCGGCGCGGCACGAGACCGTCTTAGTGCAGGCGCCATTACCCGCGCCAATGTCGACCTGATGGTTTTCGGGTTGCTCGGAAACCTGGCCATTGCCTTGGTCATCCTGGGTTGGACCGCGCAACTGCCGCGTCTTCTGGCATATACCGCTGCGTTAGCGAGCGCCCTGCTACTTGGAGCGTCGCTTCTCGGTGGAACAAACAGCCTCCTGCAATGTGTTGCCAAGCGTATTCCGTCAACATTTCACAAGACTCGCTCTTTTTGCGAGGCCCTGGCCCATTCCCGCCTGCCCAGCGGCGTTATCCTGAGACTCATCATCCTCTTTGCCGCAAGCTGGGCTTTGTATCTGGGGGCCTGGGTCTGTCTCGGACGTGCTTTTTCCATATTGGAACAGACCGACATGGCCGCTCTCTGCGCCTGGTACAGCCTGGCCTGGATGGTCGGATTCGCCGCGGCGATAACCCCAGGCGGATTGGGAGTCCGCGAAGGGGCTTTCCTGGGAATGGCCGGGGTTTCCGCCGGTGCCGGTGCCGTGGCCTTCGTCGCCCTTTTGGCGAGATTCTGGCTGATGCTTGGGGATGTTATACTGTGGTTGGCTGTCCTGCCTTTTGTCCGTACCCGCCAAGGACAAGCCGCAATCCAACCTCCAGACTTCGATGATCAGGGGTTGAACGTCTTTGACCCCAAGGACACGCTGGGGGTGAAAACGGCCTATATCACCATGCTCCAGGAAAAAGCCCTGGAGCGGCATCTGCCAAGAGGTCAAGGCGGGGTGGCCGTGGATGTGGGCTGTGGCTACGGGCGGTTGACATCTGTCCTGCCCAGGCGGGGCTGGCAATCGGCAGGCGTGGACCCTTCCTGGTCCCTGCTGGCTCATGCCCAGGCTCTCTACCCTGGCCCAACCTACCTGCAGGCCGGCTTGCCCGACTTGCCATTCAGGCCCGGAGCCATCCAACTCGTGTTGATGCAAAACCTGCTCAGACCCCTCCTTCTGGGCCGGAGGCTGGGCGTGGTCCGCGGCATTGGAGGTTTTGTCCAGGATCATGGCTGGATCGTGGTTGTGGACAATATCCGTGACGGCCATCCAAATTTCCTTCCTGAAGAGGAGATCATCGACATTTTTTCAGGTGAAGGATTTCGGCTCGTCCGCCGCGTCCCTCTCCGGGCCGCCCGGTGGTGGATGATATATCTTATCCGCTACGGCCTGATTCCCCGATCCTGGTTGCCGACCATCGCTGATTGGGAATTGCGCCAAATGGAGCAGCGGACCGGAAGACCTCGCCACCAGTATTACAATGTCTTGTTCATTTTCCAGAAGACGGCTTTTTCAAGCATTCCATGA
- a CDS encoding acyltransferase: protein MIASIKKGLFMIIEVMLRIVIHPYIRARIFAVLGSKIGKNVRIYEVRLINVENGFSNLTIDDDAHIGTGCIFDLKGMIFVGKGATLSPFVTILTHNDPGSHHNSPICNVYPPNVKSVFIDEYCWIGCNSTILPGTHVKRSTVVGACSLVKGILEKECLYVGTPVKKVKGITVSD, encoded by the coding sequence ATGATCGCAAGCATTAAAAAAGGCCTGTTTATGATCATCGAGGTAATGTTACGGATTGTAATACACCCGTATATCCGAGCAAGAATATTCGCAGTTTTGGGATCAAAAATTGGTAAAAATGTAAGAATTTATGAAGTAAGATTGATTAACGTTGAGAATGGTTTTTCAAATCTGACAATAGATGATGATGCTCATATCGGAACAGGGTGTATATTTGATTTAAAAGGAATGATATTTGTTGGTAAGGGAGCAACATTGTCACCATTTGTTACTATATTAACACATAATGATCCGGGATCGCATCACAACTCTCCGATATGCAATGTATATCCTCCAAATGTAAAAAGTGTTTTTATTGATGAGTATTGCTGGATCGGATGCAATTCAACAATTTTGCCAGGAACACATGTAAAAAGAAGTACTGTCGTTGGTGCTTGTAGTTTGGTTAAAGGTATTCTTGAAAAAGAATGTCTTTATGTGGGCACTCCAGTAAAAAAAGTAAAAGGAATTACAGTTAGCGATTGA
- a CDS encoding class I SAM-dependent methyltransferase has translation MSKMIIENNPKWGSQQRDIKAFAILQTIKKFKERPLIDSLCVDIGCGSGGITYHLSPYFKNIIGIDPEPWQLWIEYKKKAKNIFYIENKTEKLSILDSSVDYVVCNQVYEHVSNPEILITQIYRILKPGGLCYFSGPNILSPIEQHVMLPFVHWLPRRIGCYISKTIRPNSIFDANATHYWKILRWLRNFFVTNAVPYIIKNPSLYKKDNLLWRILSCIPNKIIDNMTWISPTFVFILKK, from the coding sequence ATGAGCAAAATGATTATTGAAAATAATCCAAAATGGGGTTCCCAGCAACGGGATATTAAAGCATTTGCAATACTTCAAACAATTAAAAAATTTAAAGAAAGGCCATTAATAGATTCTCTATGTGTAGACATTGGCTGCGGAAGTGGAGGGATTACATATCACCTGTCTCCATATTTTAAAAATATTATAGGAATTGACCCTGAGCCATGGCAACTATGGATTGAATATAAAAAAAAAGCAAAAAACATTTTTTATATTGAAAATAAAACAGAAAAACTATCGATTTTAGATTCATCAGTTGACTATGTTGTATGCAACCAAGTATATGAACACGTTTCAAATCCAGAAATTCTAATTACACAAATATATCGCATATTGAAACCAGGAGGTTTGTGTTATTTTTCTGGACCAAACATACTATCTCCAATTGAACAACATGTAATGCTTCCATTTGTTCATTGGTTGCCACGGAGAATCGGTTGTTATATCTCAAAAACAATCAGGCCAAATTCAATTTTTGATGCTAATGCAACTCACTACTGGAAAATTTTGCGCTGGTTGAGGAATTTTTTCGTAACCAATGCAGTTCCTTACATCATAAAGAATCCGAGTCTTTATAAAAAAGATAATCTGTTATGGCGCATCTTAAGCTGTATTCCAAATAAAATAATAGATAATATGACATGGATCTCGCCAACATTTGTTTTTATACTAAAAAAATGA
- a CDS encoding DegT/DnrJ/EryC1/StrS family aminotransferase: MAEYGQNFLVFGSPFIGEEEVAEVAHCIRTGWLGTGPKVARFEREFAAYKDIPPERAAAVNSCTAALHVSMIAAGLQPGDEVITTPLTFCATVNAIIHAGATPVLADVNPVTMNIDPAMIEDRITSRTRAVIPVHFAGRPCDMDAICAIAEKHSLKIIEDCAHAIETEYRGQKAGTMGDFGCFSFYVTKNIVTGEGGMVLARNEAEVSRVKMLALHGMTKDAWHRFGDEGHKHYFVAECGFKYNMMDIQAAIGIHQLARVESNWLRRREIWKQYQLAFADLPVIRPAPDQAETRHGHHLYTLLIDESRSGISRDAFLDAMTAAEIGVGVHYLSIPEHPYYQNRFGWKPEQWPHAMRIGRQTVSLPLSAKLTDSDVERVVSVVREILSLH, from the coding sequence GAACAGGACCCAAAGTCGCCCGCTTTGAGCGGGAGTTCGCGGCCTACAAAGACATCCCCCCCGAAAGGGCGGCAGCTGTCAACTCCTGTACCGCGGCCTTGCATGTGAGCATGATTGCGGCGGGACTTCAGCCAGGCGACGAAGTCATTACCACCCCCTTGACCTTCTGCGCCACGGTCAACGCCATTATTCACGCCGGTGCGACGCCGGTGTTGGCCGACGTGAACCCCGTAACAATGAATATCGACCCCGCGATGATCGAGGATCGCATCACCTCCCGAACCAGAGCCGTCATTCCGGTCCACTTCGCGGGTCGCCCCTGCGACATGGATGCGATATGCGCGATCGCCGAGAAACACAGCCTGAAGATTATTGAGGATTGCGCCCATGCCATTGAGACGGAGTATCGCGGACAAAAAGCGGGAACAATGGGCGACTTTGGATGTTTCAGCTTTTATGTGACCAAGAACATCGTTACGGGCGAGGGGGGCATGGTCCTGGCCAGAAACGAAGCGGAAGTCAGCCGTGTCAAGATGCTTGCCCTGCACGGCATGACCAAGGACGCCTGGCACAGGTTCGGCGACGAGGGGCACAAGCATTATTTCGTGGCTGAATGCGGATTCAAGTACAACATGATGGACATCCAGGCTGCGATAGGCATTCATCAGCTTGCCCGTGTTGAAAGCAACTGGCTTCGGCGTCGTGAGATTTGGAAACAGTACCAGCTCGCATTCGCGGACCTGCCCGTGATCAGACCGGCGCCGGACCAGGCGGAAACCCGCCACGGCCACCACCTCTATACGTTGCTGATAGATGAGAGTCGGAGTGGTATTTCCAGAGATGCATTCCTGGACGCCATGACCGCCGCGGAAATCGGAGTCGGCGTCCACTATCTGAGCATCCCAGAACATCCCTACTACCAGAATCGCTTCGGCTGGAAACCGGAGCAATGGCCGCATGCCATGCGGATTGGGAGACAGACGGTGAGCTTGCCGTTATCCGCGAAGCTGACGGACAGCGACGTGGAGCGGGTTGTTTCGGTTGTAAGGGAGATACTTTCGTTGCATTGA